Proteins from a genomic interval of Verrucomicrobiota bacterium:
- a CDS encoding GNAT family N-acetyltransferase has protein sequence MQIQRAAADDLPSILHLQRRAYQTEAELYGDPNLPPLRQTAAELLAEFAGRCFFKIAERGQLVGSVRCWLEANTVHIERLIVLPEWQGKGLGTALLARAERCFAEASYAELFTGHRSERNLRLYHRLGYREVRRQALSPHLTLVFLRKDLSPTPS, from the coding sequence ATGCAAATCCAACGCGCCGCCGCGGATGACCTGCCCTCGATCCTCCACCTGCAGAGACGCGCCTATCAGACTGAAGCCGAGCTTTATGGCGACCCCAACCTGCCGCCCTTGCGGCAGACGGCGGCTGAGTTGTTAGCCGAATTTGCCGGCAGATGCTTTTTCAAAATCGCTGAGCGCGGGCAGCTGGTGGGTTCGGTACGGTGTTGGTTGGAAGCAAACACGGTGCACATTGAGCGGCTGATCGTGCTCCCGGAGTGGCAAGGTAAAGGGCTTGGGACGGCCCTGTTGGCGCGTGCGGAACGGTGCTTTGCCGAGGCATCCTACGCCGAACTGTTCACTGGACATCGCAGCGAGAGGAACCTGCGGCTTTATCACCGACTCGGCTACCGTGAGGTAAGGCGTCAAGCCCTCAGCCCGCACCTCACGCTGGTTTTCCTGCGGAAAGATCTGTCACCAACGCCGAGTTAG